Within the Calditrichota bacterium genome, the region GCAACAGCTTCAAAAGTCATGTCATCTGTGGATATATCTGCTTCAAAATCTGAAGCTAAACCAGGAGTAATAAATCCAAGAAAAGACCACTTGTCAGACATTTGCAGCATTACCATAAAGTTGTATTTAATAGCAGTAGCATTTTCTATCGTATTGCCATCAACAGCCTTATTCCAGTTTCTATAATCCATATCAAAGCGGTTGTAAGAAAACTCATGGCTAGTAAATGTTGTTTCAGAAAGAGGTAAGGGAATCCCAAAGTTAAGGTTAATATTTGAAATTCGCATCTCAGCATCTGTTTTCTCCAATGGAGAATAAGGGGTCAAATCATAACTGGCCGAAATTTGTGCAACTGATATTTGTGTTGTAAATAAAAGGAAAATTAGTATTTGTAAAAAATTGATAGTTGTTTTCATTTTAAATTTCTCTCAATAAATGTTTATATTTAATTATTGGATTAAATTATTGGGGAGTTAAAATGCCACTCCAATTTTAAAGTTAAAAGAATTGACTACTGCTAAATTATACTCCACTGCTAACCTTGCCATTGAGATATTGGCTACCAGACCAACCATTGCCTGACCACCAAGTACATTTTCATCTTTAAGATTAACAGCCGTAGTCGTTTCATGTGTCCTGGATAAAAAAGCCGAAAACCCGGCATATGGGGAAATTGAGACCCAATCGGAATATATTGAATACTCTCTGCTTGCAAGTACATCCAGGCCATACACGGTATGATCAAAATCCTTAGGTCCAAACATGGAAACAAAACCAATGCGGGCTGAAGCAGCCCAGTTTTTTTCGATATTGTTAATAAAATTGTACTGTAATTGTCCGCCCCAATATCCATAGTTCGCATTAGGGTTTATTGTCCAGTAAAGACCTGCATCAAAATTTTCTGTTATACCTGCCCTAAACACTAATCCCGGAAAAGTCAGGCCGTCCCCTTCATACAACCAATGGTTGGAATCGGGATGAACAAATGTATCATTCCAGGCATCGTCCGTATCATCAATACTTGTTTCCACCTGCATTAAAGAAAACTCGTAATTTCCGGCACCCATAGGTTTAGCATCTTTTAAAGGCCGGAAATAAATAACAAGACCACCTTCTTCTGTAAACTGATGCCAGGATTTTTGTGTTAGGTTTGGATCAAGTTTAAATGAACATTCGTCCCACTTGTCTTTTTGCTTTTCATTCATAACATGAAGTTTTACATTTTTACTGCCACCATGGGCAAAAATAAATGATTGAAAAATAGTAAAGAATAATGCTGCTAATAAAACAGTAATTGATTTGCTCTTCATAAGAGACCCCTTTCGTTTGGTTAAACTATAATTGGTTATATTGTTTTGTATAATGATTGTCTTTTGCCTGTTTGATTGTATCATACTATCCTCCTAAATAGAATTATTTGTTTATTGATTTCTTAAGACTCTCTTTGATTTTATTACTAATTTGTTCAAATTTTTTTGACAGTATAACCAGTATTTTCACAAGCCTTATGTAAATGAATACTTTTATCCAGATCATTACATTTTTCATAATGTAGCTTACTTATTCTTTGTTGTTTCGACTGGTGTTACATTAAGGGATTTTTAAGGGGAAGGCGTTCATTCCAATGGGATTGAACCGAAGTTGTAGTTCCATCCAATAATTTGGAACGCTTAAAACGTTGTTTTACGGGGTTTAGAGCGTGAACAAAAAAAGGTAATTATTTTTTATTTTTATAGAATAGGAGGCTAGTTCGGTTTAAAAAGAAACTATGTATTGCTATAATTATTACTGATCTGGGTTACTTTGAGAACTTGTTTGTATTGGGATGGTGTTAAATTTGTGTGTTTTTTAAAAACAGTATTAAAAGAAGTTTTAGAGTTAAAGCCGCAATCGAGAGCTATAGATAAAAGTGTATAATGAGATTTTGAAGGATCTGCGAGAGTTTTTTTTACTTCTTCAACACGGTACTTATTTATAAAATCAAAAAAGCTTTGGTTTAATTGTGTGTTTATTACCTGCGAGAGGTTATGCGAGGAGACGGATAGCTTTTCCGATAATTGATTTAAAGTGATTGTGCTATTTAAAAATAGTTTTTCTTTCTCCATCAAATCAAGCAGGCTTTGCAAACACTTTTTAGCTTTTTCTTCAGAAAAGCCAGATTTTTCATATTTATTTTCAGTAGGTTCACCACTTTTAGGGTCACGCTTTTCTTTATAGATTGCCGGTTTTTCAGCAGTTAAAAACTCAGCCTGTGCAAAAATTTGTGGTTGCCGTTGTCCAAGATAGCCCATTGCATATACCACAAAAGAAAGTACAATTGCAACAGGAAATTCATCATTTAAAAATAGATTCTTTGATACTTCCGGAAATATTTTTTCAAATGTAGCAACCATCCAAACAAAAAGCGCTAACAGGGT harbors:
- a CDS encoding helix-turn-helix transcriptional regulator; translation: MQISTDFISILLLFGAAQGFFLALILSQKRGNQRANQFLSLLVLLYSVFILDAALDGMNFYKAYPQFYGLARALPFVFGALHFLYIIKLISPEKKLSKLNLLHFIPFFLYRINTLWFDFKSAQYKLEFMQGVHVDDAGFFYQISGPIILFQGLIYMGYSLVVLKRYSDKIKEQYSSIDKINLIWLRNITLLALFVWMVATFEKIFPEVSKNLFLNDEFPVAIVLSFVVYAMGYLGQRQPQIFAQAEFLTAEKPAIYKEKRDPKSGEPTENKYEKSGFSEEKAKKCLQSLLDLMEKEKLFLNSTITLNQLSEKLSVSSHNLSQVINTQLNQSFFDFINKYRVEEVKKTLADPSKSHYTLLSIALDCGFNSKTSFNTVFKKHTNLTPSQYKQVLKVTQISNNYSNT